Proteins encoded by one window of Aphis gossypii isolate Hap1 chromosome X, ASM2018417v2, whole genome shotgun sequence:
- the LOC114132240 gene encoding uncharacterized protein LOC114132240 isoform X2, translating into MTMYQPIKEAIQLVATPTNHPKSVLINSKNTKLEEIIMNIQNMSPFRFILFIISILFCFTVIIGVLFIVPCEWSNCISPKNIKLTWSDSVFIDIELKGKPSTIELNQKLIQLLFIVRGSILNSQNVPPRTERLPSIGGGLLQIDTITGKEMWRKRLDSLPDTIDCTLLNNQFKENKEVYCIVGASNRNILAVVSSSKNKGDLVWKKSRPESNTTKLNNINDLLYMEFPVIIPDCDSDGVNEIAFVHHENDMPTLDILSGKSGNKLMSSIRNDNCTKMTDLILNYDMSLVYFCRKNTVVDPLETIPIKTILNCSRDWIPDSVHQTKREHDQIEENQYSIIHGPYNLWINNSYHNCPTNCMAVVYVTNSSNEIVWSKKIDHSYIMKPVTFELRNNISGFVIKIWSWNNETTKNKIKFTNIEKIEYIQEQVIVITFNSSKSEDFHIKNISSNRILQVCENESNCQPKLEYQKYSLNVMDIDNDGYRELVSVLVTYKFINAFSQFYLNDKHSLQLISKVNVYQLENQLIGYFENEMFV; encoded by the exons ATGACTATGTACCAACCAATTAAAG agGCAATTCAGTTGGTAGCAACACCAACAAATCATCCAAAATCGGTgctaataaatagtaaaaataccaaacttgaggaaattataatgaatattcaaaatatgtcaCCATTcagattcattttatttataatctcaattttattttgttttactgttataattggtgttttatttatagtaccaTGTGAATGGTCTAACTGTATTTCTCCAAAAAACATTAAGTTGACTTGGTCTGATTCTGTTTTCATTgacatag AGTTAAAAGGCAAACCAAGTACAATTGAGTTAAACCAGAAACttatacaattgttatttatagtaaGAGGATCAATTCTCAATAGCCAAAATGTACCACCTAGAACAGAACGTTTACCATCAATTGGAGGTGGTCTTTTGCAAATTGATACAATTACTGGCAAAGAAATGTGGCGTAAACGATTGGATTCATTACCTGATACAATTGATTGtacgttattaaataatcagttCAAAGAAAACAAAgaagtatactgtatagtaggAGCAtctaatagaaatatattagctGTTGTGTCCAGcagtaaaaataaag gtgATCTTGTATGGAAAAAAAGTAGACCGGAGTCAAACACTACTaaattaaacaacattaaCGACCTATTATACATGGAGTTTCCAGTTATAATACCTGATTGCGATTCTGATGGTGTCAATGAAATTGCTTTTGTGCACCATGAAAATGATATGCCtacattagatattttatctgGAAAAAGTGGAAACAAATTAATGAGTAGTATACGCAATGATAATTGTACTAAAATGACTGATCTCATTTTAAACTATGATATGTCATTGGTCTATTTTTGTCGTAAAAATACTGTCGtag ATCCTTTAGAAACGATtccaattaaaactatattgaatTGTTCTCGTGATTGGATACCAGATTCAGTTCACCAAACTAAGCGAGAACATGATCAAATTGAagaaaatcaatattcaattatacatGGACCTTATAATCTTTGGATCAATAATAGCTATCATAATTGTCCAACTAATTGTATGGCGGTTGTGTATGTGACAAATAGTTCTAATGAAATAGTTTGGTCTAAGAAAATTGATCattcttatattatgaaacCAGTGACATTTGAATTGCGCAACAATATTTCTGGATTTGTTATCAAAATTTGGTCTTGGAATAATGAAACAACTAAg aataaaataaagtttactaacattgaaaaaattgaatatattcaaGAACAAGTTatagtaattacatttaattcatCCAAATCTGAAGACTtccatattaaaaacataagttcAAACAGAATTTTACAAGTATGTGAAAATGAATCAAATTGTCAGCCAAAATtagaatatcaaaaatattcat tgAATGTGATGGATATAGACAACGATGGTTACAGAGAATTGGTTTCTGTATTagttacatataaatttatcaatgcaTTCAGTCAGTTCTATTTGAATGATAAACACTCATTACAGCTTATATCAAAAGTTAATGTTTATCAATTAGAAAATCAACTTATtggatattttgaaaatgaaatgtttGTTTGA
- the LOC114132240 gene encoding uncharacterized protein LOC114132240 isoform X1 — protein sequence MYLLLYYNDTYLFFFYYLTEAIQLVATPTNHPKSVLINSKNTKLEEIIMNIQNMSPFRFILFIISILFCFTVIIGVLFIVPCEWSNCISPKNIKLTWSDSVFIDIELKGKPSTIELNQKLIQLLFIVRGSILNSQNVPPRTERLPSIGGGLLQIDTITGKEMWRKRLDSLPDTIDCTLLNNQFKENKEVYCIVGASNRNILAVVSSSKNKGDLVWKKSRPESNTTKLNNINDLLYMEFPVIIPDCDSDGVNEIAFVHHENDMPTLDILSGKSGNKLMSSIRNDNCTKMTDLILNYDMSLVYFCRKNTVVDPLETIPIKTILNCSRDWIPDSVHQTKREHDQIEENQYSIIHGPYNLWINNSYHNCPTNCMAVVYVTNSSNEIVWSKKIDHSYIMKPVTFELRNNISGFVIKIWSWNNETTKNKIKFTNIEKIEYIQEQVIVITFNSSKSEDFHIKNISSNRILQVCENESNCQPKLEYQKYSLNVMDIDNDGYRELVSVLVTYKFINAFSQFYLNDKHSLQLISKVNVYQLENQLIGYFENEMFV from the exons ATGtacttgttattatattataatgatacataccttttttttttttattatttaacagagGCAATTCAGTTGGTAGCAACACCAACAAATCATCCAAAATCGGTgctaataaatagtaaaaataccaaacttgaggaaattataatgaatattcaaaatatgtcaCCATTcagattcattttatttataatctcaattttattttgttttactgttataattggtgttttatttatagtaccaTGTGAATGGTCTAACTGTATTTCTCCAAAAAACATTAAGTTGACTTGGTCTGATTCTGTTTTCATTgacatag AGTTAAAAGGCAAACCAAGTACAATTGAGTTAAACCAGAAACttatacaattgttatttatagtaaGAGGATCAATTCTCAATAGCCAAAATGTACCACCTAGAACAGAACGTTTACCATCAATTGGAGGTGGTCTTTTGCAAATTGATACAATTACTGGCAAAGAAATGTGGCGTAAACGATTGGATTCATTACCTGATACAATTGATTGtacgttattaaataatcagttCAAAGAAAACAAAgaagtatactgtatagtaggAGCAtctaatagaaatatattagctGTTGTGTCCAGcagtaaaaataaag gtgATCTTGTATGGAAAAAAAGTAGACCGGAGTCAAACACTACTaaattaaacaacattaaCGACCTATTATACATGGAGTTTCCAGTTATAATACCTGATTGCGATTCTGATGGTGTCAATGAAATTGCTTTTGTGCACCATGAAAATGATATGCCtacattagatattttatctgGAAAAAGTGGAAACAAATTAATGAGTAGTATACGCAATGATAATTGTACTAAAATGACTGATCTCATTTTAAACTATGATATGTCATTGGTCTATTTTTGTCGTAAAAATACTGTCGtag ATCCTTTAGAAACGATtccaattaaaactatattgaatTGTTCTCGTGATTGGATACCAGATTCAGTTCACCAAACTAAGCGAGAACATGATCAAATTGAagaaaatcaatattcaattatacatGGACCTTATAATCTTTGGATCAATAATAGCTATCATAATTGTCCAACTAATTGTATGGCGGTTGTGTATGTGACAAATAGTTCTAATGAAATAGTTTGGTCTAAGAAAATTGATCattcttatattatgaaacCAGTGACATTTGAATTGCGCAACAATATTTCTGGATTTGTTATCAAAATTTGGTCTTGGAATAATGAAACAACTAAg aataaaataaagtttactaacattgaaaaaattgaatatattcaaGAACAAGTTatagtaattacatttaattcatCCAAATCTGAAGACTtccatattaaaaacataagttcAAACAGAATTTTACAAGTATGTGAAAATGAATCAAATTGTCAGCCAAAATtagaatatcaaaaatattcat tgAATGTGATGGATATAGACAACGATGGTTACAGAGAATTGGTTTCTGTATTagttacatataaatttatcaatgcaTTCAGTCAGTTCTATTTGAATGATAAACACTCATTACAGCTTATATCAAAAGTTAATGTTTATCAATTAGAAAATCAACTTATtggatattttgaaaatgaaatgtttGTTTGA
- the LOC114132240 gene encoding uncharacterized protein LOC114132240 isoform X3, which produces MNIQNMSPFRFILFIISILFCFTVIIGVLFIVPCEWSNCISPKNIKLTWSDSVFIDIELKGKPSTIELNQKLIQLLFIVRGSILNSQNVPPRTERLPSIGGGLLQIDTITGKEMWRKRLDSLPDTIDCTLLNNQFKENKEVYCIVGASNRNILAVVSSSKNKGDLVWKKSRPESNTTKLNNINDLLYMEFPVIIPDCDSDGVNEIAFVHHENDMPTLDILSGKSGNKLMSSIRNDNCTKMTDLILNYDMSLVYFCRKNTVVDPLETIPIKTILNCSRDWIPDSVHQTKREHDQIEENQYSIIHGPYNLWINNSYHNCPTNCMAVVYVTNSSNEIVWSKKIDHSYIMKPVTFELRNNISGFVIKIWSWNNETTKNKIKFTNIEKIEYIQEQVIVITFNSSKSEDFHIKNISSNRILQVCENESNCQPKLEYQKYSLNVMDIDNDGYRELVSVLVTYKFINAFSQFYLNDKHSLQLISKVNVYQLENQLIGYFENEMFV; this is translated from the exons atgaatattcaaaatatgtcaCCATTcagattcattttatttataatctcaattttattttgttttactgttataattggtgttttatttatagtaccaTGTGAATGGTCTAACTGTATTTCTCCAAAAAACATTAAGTTGACTTGGTCTGATTCTGTTTTCATTgacatag AGTTAAAAGGCAAACCAAGTACAATTGAGTTAAACCAGAAACttatacaattgttatttatagtaaGAGGATCAATTCTCAATAGCCAAAATGTACCACCTAGAACAGAACGTTTACCATCAATTGGAGGTGGTCTTTTGCAAATTGATACAATTACTGGCAAAGAAATGTGGCGTAAACGATTGGATTCATTACCTGATACAATTGATTGtacgttattaaataatcagttCAAAGAAAACAAAgaagtatactgtatagtaggAGCAtctaatagaaatatattagctGTTGTGTCCAGcagtaaaaataaag gtgATCTTGTATGGAAAAAAAGTAGACCGGAGTCAAACACTACTaaattaaacaacattaaCGACCTATTATACATGGAGTTTCCAGTTATAATACCTGATTGCGATTCTGATGGTGTCAATGAAATTGCTTTTGTGCACCATGAAAATGATATGCCtacattagatattttatctgGAAAAAGTGGAAACAAATTAATGAGTAGTATACGCAATGATAATTGTACTAAAATGACTGATCTCATTTTAAACTATGATATGTCATTGGTCTATTTTTGTCGTAAAAATACTGTCGtag ATCCTTTAGAAACGATtccaattaaaactatattgaatTGTTCTCGTGATTGGATACCAGATTCAGTTCACCAAACTAAGCGAGAACATGATCAAATTGAagaaaatcaatattcaattatacatGGACCTTATAATCTTTGGATCAATAATAGCTATCATAATTGTCCAACTAATTGTATGGCGGTTGTGTATGTGACAAATAGTTCTAATGAAATAGTTTGGTCTAAGAAAATTGATCattcttatattatgaaacCAGTGACATTTGAATTGCGCAACAATATTTCTGGATTTGTTATCAAAATTTGGTCTTGGAATAATGAAACAACTAAg aataaaataaagtttactaacattgaaaaaattgaatatattcaaGAACAAGTTatagtaattacatttaattcatCCAAATCTGAAGACTtccatattaaaaacataagttcAAACAGAATTTTACAAGTATGTGAAAATGAATCAAATTGTCAGCCAAAATtagaatatcaaaaatattcat tgAATGTGATGGATATAGACAACGATGGTTACAGAGAATTGGTTTCTGTATTagttacatataaatttatcaatgcaTTCAGTCAGTTCTATTTGAATGATAAACACTCATTACAGCTTATATCAAAAGTTAATGTTTATCAATTAGAAAATCAACTTATtggatattttgaaaatgaaatgtttGTTTGA